One window of the Candidatus Hydrogenedens sp. genome contains the following:
- a CDS encoding PASTA domain-containing protein, translated as MLRAKRIWGGKGSGVELLKVRFRMKGDEGNAELVLAQVRINDVYAYVPLFNDPKAPKILKQEPTPEGEGTTEGTTEGEGEPQSNKVAVPDVVGKTEAEARSLITSAGLTVGTVTQEYSDSIPAGKVISQTPSAGTQVNAGSAVNIVVSKGTKPRFIVSCGSSNTSGSYLADMILLGLTSGLLFIHIGRKTKSPFLN; from the coding sequence GTGCTGCGGGCGAAGAGAATATGGGGGGGGAAAGGCAGTGGTGTTGAATTATTAAAAGTTCGTTTTCGTATGAAGGGAGATGAGGGGAATGCAGAGTTGGTATTAGCCCAGGTACGAATTAATGATGTATATGCCTATGTCCCACTATTTAACGACCCGAAAGCACCAAAAATTTTGAAACAAGAACCTACACCAGAAGGTGAAGGAACTACGGAAGGAACTACTGAGGGCGAAGGAGAACCGCAAAGTAATAAAGTTGCCGTCCCAGATGTTGTTGGTAAAACCGAAGCAGAAGCAAGGTCTTTAATTACTTCGGCTGGTTTGACTGTAGGAACAGTTACTCAAGAATATAGTGATAGCATTCCTGCGGGTAAGGTAATTAGCCAAACCCCATCTGCAGGGACACAAGTAAATGCAGGAAGTGCTGTTAATATCGTTGTGAGTAAAGGGACTAAACCTCGGTTTATCGTGTCTTGTGGTTCCAGCAATACCAGTGGTTCTTATCTGGCTGACATGATTCTGCTTGGTTTAACATCCGGATTACTATTTATTCACATAGGTCGGAAAACAAAATCCCCATTTCTCAACTAA
- a CDS encoding PASTA domain-containing protein: MSKKFFTTSAFPNRCREIISIYLVLTVLLFISITKGNAQTSNEINIVQGVFGDAVGLNKYVPGSTINVNITFNKNTSNTITALGLTCLLPAGWQYQGGTNQPPIAPAVGTVSDGTNPLEFGWIFVPSFPFTLSMNISIPSSAQGPAQIQSQALYRLTGGQLYSNIETFSFTGEYIGTPEGVVEGTPEGTPEGTPEGTVEGETTNTVQGVVINSISRKPIAGVTVEISIADKQSTAPVVTDANGRFSWTNLGTLNPPYRLDFTKRKYKPKTLQPVNAGAYILVELEPGNIQVPTQPRVYSGPRSVRIAWDTNPEYNIAGYNVYRRVVGNPAWERLNNPSAQPYEGYISGLEYEDTTVQPSTYYEYAIQAVSDVDRYTTLSPASEQVKGQFLTVFFPDDVAYKEPSLYLWERNPQDPQQTRVRIPVNSKSVYDVSTTSIQIDAELPADLLLDMDNMEVEPSGITVGMMISANAIYTGAGVYNVRIAAAGAEGGSLYGSGTLFNILAKPNLSLEDTQCGPLHLIPDDGAGNGVRLYDVSNTGEINSQTKPLDLELEDGQLCVTGGCIHGDADNNKIVETADAQYILSYWVKNVPGNACIMKSGDINLDGLVDSADSSLIQRWLAGKNITPPKTKGLEKSYDEYLQDVLWLADAGSLSAEAILAAIEKSDASVNVQLSEPLTGEPGTKKTISVLADNVSNISGFVMVLNFDKDLAQVDSVELGPSASGLVLVYNDDANSSGSLRISAAGEENLGTKGDGIELVNIHFTMIGNGGNAELVLAQVRINDIYAYVPMFNDPKAPKIISQEPTPEGEGTQEGTPEGVVEGTPEGTSEGIPEGVVEGTPEGTPEGTPEGIVEGTPEGTHEGTPEGIPEGAVEGEGEPQSNKVAVPDVVGKTEAEAKSLITSAGLVVGKVTQEYSDKVPKGKVIRQAPTAGTQVDRGTAVDLVISKGVKRRFIVSCGSGTTSDSSHIPDMIALGLVSGLLLLRWRKVSPFMNN; this comes from the coding sequence ATGAGTAAAAAATTTTTTACAACAAGTGCTTTTCCCAACCGATGTAGGGAAATCATAAGCATTTATTTAGTGCTAACAGTCCTATTGTTTATTTCAATAACAAAAGGAAATGCACAAACGAGCAATGAAATAAACATTGTTCAAGGAGTTTTTGGGGATGCTGTAGGGCTAAACAAATATGTTCCCGGAAGCACAATCAATGTAAACATTACATTTAATAAAAACACATCGAACACAATAACCGCATTGGGTTTGACCTGTTTACTTCCCGCAGGATGGCAATATCAGGGCGGAACAAATCAGCCTCCTATTGCTCCTGCCGTAGGTACTGTTTCAGACGGAACAAATCCATTAGAATTTGGATGGATATTTGTACCATCTTTCCCATTCACACTAAGTATGAATATAAGCATTCCGTCTTCTGCTCAAGGTCCTGCTCAAATCCAATCTCAGGCTCTATATCGCCTAACAGGTGGACAATTGTATTCAAATATAGAGACTTTTAGTTTCACGGGTGAATATATTGGCACTCCAGAAGGTGTAGTTGAAGGCACTCCCGAAGGAACTCCTGAGGGAACCCCGGAAGGAACTGTTGAAGGAGAAACAACCAACACAGTTCAAGGGGTAGTCATTAATAGTATCAGTCGTAAACCCATAGCAGGTGTAACCGTTGAAATAAGTATTGCGGATAAACAAAGCACTGCACCGGTTGTAACTGATGCCAATGGACGCTTTTCATGGACTAATTTGGGAACATTAAATCCACCTTACCGGTTAGACTTCACAAAACGCAAATATAAGCCAAAAACATTACAACCTGTAAATGCGGGAGCCTATATTCTTGTAGAATTAGAACCTGGAAACATACAGGTTCCGACCCAACCACGGGTTTATAGTGGACCGCGTAGTGTTCGTATCGCATGGGACACAAATCCAGAATACAACATAGCCGGATATAATGTATACCGCCGTGTAGTGGGAAATCCTGCTTGGGAGAGATTAAATAATCCATCGGCTCAGCCCTATGAAGGTTATATTTCTGGACTTGAATATGAAGATACAACTGTCCAGCCTTCAACTTATTATGAATATGCCATTCAAGCCGTGAGTGATGTAGACCGTTATACTACTCTATCGCCTGCATCCGAACAGGTTAAAGGTCAATTTTTGACAGTATTCTTCCCTGATGATGTTGCCTACAAGGAACCTAGTTTGTATCTATGGGAAAGAAACCCACAAGATCCACAACAGACACGGGTGCGTATCCCTGTAAATTCAAAATCGGTTTATGATGTATCTACAACATCAATACAGATTGACGCGGAACTTCCTGCTGACTTGCTATTAGATATGGATAACATGGAAGTAGAACCTTCGGGTATAACCGTAGGTATGATGATTTCTGCAAATGCAATATACACAGGAGCAGGTGTCTATAATGTCCGTATTGCTGCGGCTGGTGCGGAAGGTGGAAGTTTATATGGTTCAGGAACATTATTCAATATTCTGGCAAAACCCAATCTATCTTTAGAAGATACTCAATGTGGGCCATTACATCTTATTCCTGATGATGGAGCAGGAAATGGTGTAAGACTTTATGATGTTTCAAACACAGGAGAGATAAATTCTCAAACAAAACCTCTGGATTTAGAATTAGAAGATGGACAGTTATGTGTTACCGGTGGCTGTATCCATGGTGATGCGGACAATAACAAAATTGTAGAAACAGCAGATGCACAATATATTCTCTCCTATTGGGTTAAGAATGTTCCCGGTAATGCATGCATCATGAAATCGGGTGATATTAACCTTGATGGGTTGGTAGACAGTGCTGACTCCAGTTTAATCCAGCGTTGGTTAGCCGGAAAAAATATAACACCGCCCAAGACCAAAGGATTAGAAAAGAGTTATGATGAATATCTTCAGGATGTTTTGTGGTTAGCCGATGCAGGTTCATTATCCGCAGAAGCCATCTTAGCTGCAATAGAAAAATCTGATGCCTCTGTAAATGTCCAGTTAAGTGAACCATTAACAGGCGAACCTGGGACAAAGAAAACTATATCCGTATTAGCGGATAATGTATCAAACATCTCCGGGTTTGTGATGGTGCTTAATTTTGATAAAGATTTAGCTCAGGTGGATAGCGTAGAATTAGGTCCTTCTGCAAGTGGATTGGTATTGGTTTACAACGATGATGCAAATTCCAGTGGTAGTTTAAGAATTAGTGCTGCGGGCGAAGAAAACTTAGGGACAAAAGGAGATGGCATCGAATTAGTCAATATCCACTTTACCATGATAGGCAATGGAGGAAATGCCGAATTAGTATTGGCACAGGTAAGGATCAACGATATCTATGCTTATGTCCCTATGTTCAATGACCCGAAAGCACCAAAGATAATAAGCCAAGAACCAACTCCTGAAGGAGAAGGCACACAAGAAGGAACTCCCGAAGGTGTAGTTGAAGGCACTCCCGAAGGCACTTCCGAAGGAATTCCAGAAGGTGTAGTTGAAGGCACTCCCGAAGGAACTCCCGAAGGAACTCCAGAAGGTATAGTTGAAGGCACTCCCGAAGGTACACACGAAGGAACTCCCGAAGGAATCCCAGAAGGTGCAGTTGAAGGCGAAGGAGAACCGCAAAGCAATAAAGTTGCCGTCCCAGATGTTGTTGGTAAAACCGAAGCAGAAGCAAAGTCTTTAATTACTTCGGCAGGCCTGGTTGTAGGTAAAGTAACTCAGGAATATAGTGATAAAGTTCCGAAAGGGAAAGTAATTCGCCAAGCACCGACTGCGGGGACACAAGTAGACCGCGGAACTGCGGTAGACCTTGTCATCAGCAAGGGTGTAAAACGTCGCTTCATCGTGTCATGCGGTTCGGGAACTACCTCGGATAGTTCGCATATTCCAGATATGATTGCATTAGGATTAGTCTCCGGATTGCTATTGCTTCGTTGGCGTAAAGTATCACCTTTTATGAACAATTAA
- the xylA gene encoding xylose isomerase, translating to MAEYFPEIKKPIAYEGPDSKNPLAFKYYNPKEKVLGKTMAQHLRFAVCYWHTFRGTGADMFGSQTLFRNFRSGSDEMKIAEQTLEAAFEFYQKLGVGFWCFHDTDIAPEADTLSETNKRLDHIVSLAKKYQKNTGVKLLWGTCNLFSHPRFMAGAGTNPSPEVFAFASAKVKKALEITHELDGAGYVFWGGREGYDTLLNTDMKRELDHLALFLQMAVDYKKKIGFKGQFYIEPKPKEPTKHQYDFDSASCYAFLQHYKLVEHFKLNIEANHATLAGHTFHHELAFAAINGLLGSVDANRGDLLLGWDTDQFPTDLYDTTLAMYIILKAGGFTTGGLNFDAHVRRQSIDPIDLFYAHIGAMDAFARGLKIAEKLIKDKVFEKAIAQRYAGWDKDLGKKIESKKVSFVELAKYAEEHGEPKLQSGRQELLENILNDYIR from the coding sequence ATGGCTGAATATTTTCCTGAAATAAAGAAACCTATTGCTTATGAAGGTCCTGATTCTAAAAATCCTCTTGCATTTAAGTATTACAATCCCAAAGAAAAGGTGTTGGGAAAAACAATGGCTCAACACCTTCGTTTTGCGGTATGTTATTGGCATACCTTCCGCGGAACTGGTGCGGATATGTTTGGGTCGCAAACACTCTTTCGTAATTTCCGTAGTGGAAGTGATGAGATGAAAATTGCAGAGCAGACACTTGAGGCAGCGTTTGAATTTTATCAAAAGTTAGGTGTCGGCTTCTGGTGTTTTCACGATACAGATATAGCACCTGAAGCAGATACATTATCCGAAACCAATAAACGGTTAGACCATATTGTTTCACTTGCAAAGAAATATCAAAAAAATACAGGCGTAAAACTTTTATGGGGCACCTGTAATCTTTTCTCTCATCCCCGCTTTATGGCAGGAGCCGGAACAAACCCTTCACCAGAAGTATTTGCCTTTGCCTCTGCAAAGGTTAAAAAGGCTCTCGAAATAACCCATGAATTAGATGGTGCCGGATATGTATTCTGGGGTGGTCGCGAAGGATATGATACACTGCTTAACACAGATATGAAACGCGAATTAGACCACTTAGCCCTGTTTTTACAGATGGCTGTGGACTATAAGAAAAAAATTGGATTTAAAGGACAATTTTACATTGAACCAAAACCTAAAGAACCAACAAAACATCAATATGATTTTGATTCCGCCAGTTGTTACGCTTTTCTTCAACATTATAAATTGGTGGAGCATTTTAAGTTAAACATTGAAGCCAATCATGCCACTTTAGCAGGCCATACTTTCCATCACGAATTAGCATTTGCCGCAATAAATGGGCTATTGGGTTCTGTGGATGCTAATCGGGGAGATTTACTATTAGGTTGGGATACAGACCAATTCCCAACAGACTTATATGACACGACTTTAGCCATGTATATCATCTTAAAAGCAGGTGGATTTACTACAGGTGGACTAAATTTTGACGCTCATGTTCGCCGTCAGTCCATAGACCCCATAGACTTATTCTATGCACATATCGGAGCAATGGATGCTTTTGCTCGTGGTCTTAAAATAGCCGAAAAACTTATTAAAGACAAAGTATTCGAAAAAGCCATTGCACAGCGATATGCAGGCTGGGATAAAGACTTAGGCAAGAAAATTGAAAGTAAAAAGGTTTCTTTCGTCGAATTAGCAAAATACGCTGAAGAACATGGTGAACCAAAACTCCAAAGTGGTCGTCAGGAATTGCTTGAAAACATCTTAAATGATTACATAAGATAA
- a CDS encoding metallophosphoesterase, producing the protein MLNKAISTIIFYLSIFLLFSINGNPETIVEKSFKSLRENPPLCSEQFHFIVVGDTQPGEPHEFSPFFFRMIDEWNILKPPFVISLGDLILGGAVEGLDSQWSEFENIIAKLHIPFFPAPGNHDISDKASEEIYKQRMGPVCYAFTYGNARFIFLDTEEPGQIDTFSDIQIEWLKKELAKVKEKHLFVFFHKPYFVDPKHPGWSTIESLLQPFPSVFVFAGHDHRYLNVGRRGNIQYAISGGGGGPIRTDPEEGGFHHYLWVQVNGNTVSWSVIKPGNIEPIDIVSKEKIDLRNLWKSSIQIHPIEWEWGSPIQIEIPMQINNLTDEAAMVKILWDIPSPWNLSFPCNEFQLAGRQSVSPMIKINRDTGLPKLYPVPKAKVIVNQNSSTLSFDLPFPIYPSISIPYIHNKPSIDGDLIEWQNIPEYPLLYPIRFDPEQNTQDLQASLKCAWNEDGIYMAVQVYDNEFYQPFAGDIVWCADNLELFLGEWEWSLTRTAKGPEVFLYVGPGREEETVNNIVQLAVIRKDPYTYYEVHFPPSELTPIKLQAGSKTTFSLIANDLDTSGEKPIRHWLEFMPDTGSGSDDFPRTIFVLKAPNESFFKQDCR; encoded by the coding sequence ATGTTAAATAAAGCAATCTCAACGATTATTTTTTATCTTTCAATATTCCTCCTCTTTTCTATTAACGGAAACCCAGAGACTATTGTTGAAAAATCATTCAAATCACTTCGAGAAAATCCTCCCTTATGTTCAGAACAATTCCATTTTATTGTCGTTGGGGATACACAGCCCGGCGAACCTCATGAGTTTTCTCCTTTCTTCTTTCGGATGATAGATGAATGGAATATATTAAAACCTCCATTTGTCATAAGTCTGGGTGATTTAATTTTAGGAGGTGCCGTCGAAGGTTTAGATTCTCAATGGTCAGAATTTGAAAATATTATTGCTAAACTTCATATACCTTTTTTCCCAGCACCGGGTAATCACGATATATCCGATAAAGCATCCGAGGAAATATATAAACAGAGAATGGGTCCTGTATGTTATGCGTTTACTTATGGAAATGCTCGTTTTATATTTTTAGATACTGAAGAGCCTGGTCAGATAGACACCTTTTCCGATATTCAGATAGAATGGCTTAAAAAAGAATTAGCAAAAGTAAAGGAAAAACACCTTTTTGTTTTCTTCCATAAACCTTATTTTGTTGACCCGAAACATCCAGGATGGTCTACCATTGAATCCCTTTTACAACCGTTTCCAAGTGTGTTTGTATTTGCAGGACATGACCATCGCTATCTAAATGTAGGCAGACGCGGAAATATCCAATATGCAATATCCGGTGGAGGCGGAGGTCCTATTCGCACGGACCCGGAGGAAGGTGGTTTTCATCATTATCTATGGGTTCAAGTGAATGGGAACACTGTTTCCTGGTCAGTTATAAAACCGGGCAACATCGAGCCAATAGATATTGTTTCAAAAGAAAAAATAGACCTGCGTAATTTATGGAAATCTTCTATTCAGATACATCCTATTGAGTGGGAATGGGGTAGTCCAATTCAGATTGAAATCCCCATGCAAATAAATAATTTAACAGACGAAGCGGCCATGGTGAAAATTCTCTGGGACATTCCTTCCCCTTGGAACCTTTCGTTCCCTTGCAACGAATTCCAACTTGCTGGACGACAATCCGTTTCTCCGATGATAAAAATAAATCGAGATACAGGTCTCCCCAAATTATATCCTGTTCCCAAAGCGAAAGTTATAGTAAATCAAAATAGTTCTACACTTTCTTTTGATTTGCCTTTCCCCATTTATCCATCAATATCCATTCCTTATATTCATAATAAACCTTCTATAGATGGAGACCTGATAGAATGGCAAAATATTCCTGAATATCCACTGTTATATCCCATTCGTTTTGACCCCGAACAAAACACACAAGACCTGCAAGCATCCTTGAAATGTGCCTGGAATGAGGATGGCATTTACATGGCGGTTCAGGTTTATGATAATGAATTTTATCAACCGTTTGCAGGGGATATTGTCTGGTGTGCGGATAATCTGGAATTGTTTTTGGGGGAATGGGAATGGAGTTTAACACGAACAGCCAAAGGTCCTGAAGTTTTTCTTTATGTAGGACCTGGTCGTGAGGAAGAAACTGTTAATAACATCGTTCAACTTGCCGTAATACGGAAAGACCCATATACCTACTATGAGGTTCACTTCCCACCTTCAGAATTAACACCTATTAAATTACAAGCAGGCAGTAAAACGACCTTTTCGCTTATAGCCAATGACCTCGATACCAGCGGAGAAAAGCCAATAAGACATTGGTTAGAATTTATGCCCGATACAGGTTCAGGTAGCGATGATTTTCCACGCACTATTTTTGTCCTGAAAGCACCCAATGAATCATTTTTTAAACAAGATTGTAGATGA
- a CDS encoding carboxypeptidase regulatory-like domain-containing protein: MLQTYLTKVLVLSTILLFIGITLSTIFIGHVEGQSANNVQGQVINSISRKPVSGVIVEISTADKQSTAPVVTDANGRFSFPNLGTLQPPYRLDFTKRKYKPKTVQPVNSGANIQVELEPGNVQRPVTPRVYSGPRSVRIGWDANPEYNIAGYNVYRRVVGSQTWQRLNNPSSQPYEGYISGLEYEDKTVQPSTYYEYAIQAVSDVDRYTNLSSASEQVKGQFLTVFFPEQVNYKDAGLYLWERNPQDPQQTRVRIPVNSKSVYDVSATSVQIDAELPSELLLDPSSIDVQPSGITAGMMMAANATYKNNKISVRITAAGVEAGSLYGSGTLFNILAKPNLSIQGTQCGPLHLIPNDGAGNGVRLYDVTQSSKPLDLELQDGQLCVTGGCIHGDADNNKVVEKADAQYVLDYWVKKNNGNECILKSGDINLDRLVDSADSSLIQRWLAGKDITPPKTKGLEKSYDEYLQDVLWLADAGSLSAESILADIEKADVTVNVWLSDSLTGSAGTEKTISVLADNVSNVSGYNMMLNFDKDLAEVLSVQLGSAATGLTLSYNSDVNDSGNLRVSAAGEENMGGERQWC, from the coding sequence TTGCTTCAAACCTATCTAACAAAAGTACTTGTATTATCCACAATCCTATTATTTATAGGAATAACATTAAGCACTATTTTTATCGGGCATGTTGAGGGGCAATCTGCAAATAATGTCCAAGGTCAGGTTATTAACAGTATCAGCAGAAAGCCTGTATCAGGCGTAATCGTAGAAATCAGTACAGCAGATAAACAAAGTACTGCTCCCGTCGTAACCGATGCCAATGGGCGGTTTTCATTCCCTAATTTAGGGACACTTCAACCTCCCTATCGTTTAGACTTCACAAAACGCAAATATAAACCCAAAACTGTTCAACCCGTTAACTCCGGTGCTAATATTCAGGTGGAATTAGAACCTGGAAATGTACAGAGACCTGTAACCCCTCGTGTATACAGCGGTCCACGTAGCGTCCGTATAGGATGGGATGCAAACCCTGAATATAACATCGCAGGATATAATGTTTATCGCCGTGTAGTAGGGTCCCAAACATGGCAAAGACTGAATAATCCATCCTCTCAGCCGTATGAAGGTTATATTTCTGGACTTGAATATGAAGACAAGACTGTCCAGCCTTCAACTTATTATGAATATGCTATTCAAGCCGTGAGTGATGTAGACCGTTATACCAATTTATCCTCTGCATCCGAACAGGTCAAAGGTCAATTTTTAACGGTATTCTTCCCAGAACAGGTAAATTATAAAGATGCAGGTCTATATTTGTGGGAACGGAATCCTCAAGACCCACAACAGACACGGGTGCGTATCCCGGTAAACTCCAAATCGGTTTATGATGTATCCGCTACATCCGTCCAAATAGATGCCGAATTACCTTCTGAATTATTATTAGACCCCAGTTCAATAGATGTTCAGCCGTCAGGAATAACTGCAGGGATGATGATGGCAGCGAATGCCACATATAAAAACAATAAGATTAGTGTCCGTATCACAGCAGCAGGAGTGGAGGCGGGTAGTTTATATGGAAGTGGAACATTATTTAACATTCTTGCAAAGCCCAATTTATCTATTCAAGGGACACAATGTGGACCATTACATCTTATTCCGAATGATGGTGCTGGTAATGGAGTGCGTTTATATGATGTGACACAAAGTTCAAAACCTCTGGATTTAGAGTTACAGGATGGGCAACTTTGTGTTACCGGTGGCTGTATCCATGGTGATGCGGACAATAATAAAGTTGTTGAGAAAGCAGATGCTCAATATGTCTTGGATTATTGGGTAAAGAAGAATAACGGTAACGAATGCATTTTGAAATCAGGTGATATAAACCTTGACAGGTTGGTAGACAGTGCTGACTCCAGTTTAATCCAGCGTTGGTTAGCTGGAAAAGATATAACACCGCCCAAGACCAAAGGATTAGAAAAGAGTTATGATGAATATCTTCAGGATGTTTTGTGGTTAGCCGATGCAGGTTCATTATCCGCAGAGTCCATTTTGGCTGATATAGAGAAGGCAGATGTTACTGTAAATGTTTGGTTAAGCGATTCATTAACAGGCTCTGCAGGGACAGAAAAAACTATATCTGTATTAGCAGATAATGTATCCAATGTATCGGGCTATAACATGATGTTGAATTTTGATAAAGATTTAGCAGAGGTGTTGAGTGTTCAATTAGGTAGTGCAGCAACAGGATTAACGCTGAGTTATAACTCGGATGTAAATGATAGTGGGAATCTCAGAGTAAGTGCTGCGGGCGAAGAGAATATGGGGGGGGAAAGGCAGTGGTGTTGA